A single genomic interval of Orcinus orca chromosome 19, mOrcOrc1.1, whole genome shotgun sequence harbors:
- the GPRC5C gene encoding G-protein coupled receptor family C group 5 member C isoform X3, producing MAIQEAVLICLGLPLFLLPGARAQNHAPAGCSPDLNPLYYNLCDRSGAWGIILEAVAGAGIVTTFVLTIFLVASLPFVQDTKKRSLLGTQVFFLLGTLGLFCLVFACVVKPDFSTCASRRFLFGVLFAICFSCLVAHVLALNFLVRKNHGPRGWVVFVVALLLSLVEVIINTEWLVITLVRAGGSEGGPPANGSASWATASPCAIANVDFVMALIYVMLLLFCAFAGAWPALCGRFKRWRKHGVFVLLTTATSIAIWVVWIVMYTYGNQQRNSPTWDDPTLAITLAANAWAFVLFYVIPEVSQVTKPSPEQSYQGDLYPTRGVGYETILKEQKGQSMFVENKAFSMDEPASAKRPVSPYSGYNGQLLTSVYQPTEMTLIHKAPSEGAYDVILPRATANSQVMGSANSTLRAEDIYAAQSHQEATLPKEGSVPEK from the exons ATGGCCATCCAGGAAGCGGTGCTGATATGCCTGGGActgcctctcttcctcctcccagggGCCCGGGCCCAGAACCACGCCCCAGCTGGCTGCAGCCCGGACCTCAACCCCCTCTATTACAACCTGTGTGACCGCTCTGGGGCTTGGGGTATCATCTTGGAGGCAGTGGCGGGGGCGGGCATCGTCACCACTTTTGTCCTCACCATCTTCCTCGTGGCCAGCCTCCCCTTCGTGCAGGACACCAAGAAGCGGAGCCTGCTGGGGACCCAGGTGTTCTTCCTGCTGGGGACCCTGGGCCTCTTCTGCCTCGTCTTCGCCTGCGTGGTGAAGCCTGACTTCTCCACCTGCGCCTCTCGGCGCTTCCTCTTTGGGGTCCTGTTCGCCATCTGCTTCTCCTGCCTAGTGGCCCACGTGTTAGCCCTCAACTTCCTGGTCCGGAAGAACCACGGGCCCCGGGGCTGGGTGGTCTTCGTCGTGGCCCTGTTGCTGAGCCTCGTGGAGGTGATCATCAACACGGAGTGGCTGGTCATCACGCTGGTGCGGGCAGGTGGCAGCGAGGGTGGCCCTCCGGCCAATGGCAGTGCCAGCTGGGCCACCGCCTCCCCCTGTGCCATCGCCAACGTGGACTTTGTCATGGCGCTGATCTACGTCATGCTGCTGCTGTTCTGCGCCTTTGCGGGGGCCTGGCCCGCCCTGTGCGGCCGCTTCAAGCGCTGGCGGAAGCACGGGGTCTTCGTGCTGCTCACCACGGCCACCTCCATCGCCATCTGGGTGGTTTGGATTGTCATGTACACCTACGGCAACCAGCAGCGCAACAGCCCCACGTGGGATGACCCCACGTTGGCCATCACCCTCGCCGCCAATGCCTGGGCCTTCGTGCTCTTCTATGTCATCCCTGAGGTCTCCCAGGTGACCAAGCCCAGCCCGGAGCAGAGCTACCAGGGGGACCTGTACCCCACCCGGGGCGTGGGCTACGAGACCATCCTGAAAGAGCAGAAGGGCCAGAGCATGTTTGTGGAAAACAAGGCGTTTTCCATGGACGAGCCAGCCTCAG CTAAGAGACCAGTGTCACCGTACAGCGGGTACAACGGGCAGCTGCTGACCAGCGTGTACCAGCCCACTGAGATGACCCTGATACACAAAGCCCCG TCGGAAGGAGCTTACGACGTCATCCTCCCGCGGGCCACTGCTAACAGCCAGGTGATGGGCAGTGCCAACTCCACCCTGCGGGCCGAAGACATCTACGCAGCCCAGAGCCACCAGGAGGCCACCCTGCCGAAGGAAG GCTCAGTCCCCGAAAAATAA
- the GPRC5C gene encoding G-protein coupled receptor family C group 5 member C isoform X2 — protein sequence MAIQEAVLICLGLPLFLLPGARAQNHAPAGCSPDLNPLYYNLCDRSGAWGIILEAVAGAGIVTTFVLTIFLVASLPFVQDTKKRSLLGTQVFFLLGTLGLFCLVFACVVKPDFSTCASRRFLFGVLFAICFSCLVAHVLALNFLVRKNHGPRGWVVFVVALLLSLVEVIINTEWLVITLVRAGGSEGGPPANGSASWATASPCAIANVDFVMALIYVMLLLFCAFAGAWPALCGRFKRWRKHGVFVLLTTATSIAIWVVWIVMYTYGNQQRNSPTWDDPTLAITLAANAWAFVLFYVIPEVSQVTKPSPEQSYQGDLYPTRGVGYETILKEQKGQSMFVENKAFSMDEPASAKRPVSPYSGYNGQLLTSVYQPTEMTLIHKAPSEGAYDVILPRATANSQVMGSANSTLRAEDIYAAQSHQEATLPKEGKNSQVFRNPYVWD from the exons ATGGCCATCCAGGAAGCGGTGCTGATATGCCTGGGActgcctctcttcctcctcccagggGCCCGGGCCCAGAACCACGCCCCAGCTGGCTGCAGCCCGGACCTCAACCCCCTCTATTACAACCTGTGTGACCGCTCTGGGGCTTGGGGTATCATCTTGGAGGCAGTGGCGGGGGCGGGCATCGTCACCACTTTTGTCCTCACCATCTTCCTCGTGGCCAGCCTCCCCTTCGTGCAGGACACCAAGAAGCGGAGCCTGCTGGGGACCCAGGTGTTCTTCCTGCTGGGGACCCTGGGCCTCTTCTGCCTCGTCTTCGCCTGCGTGGTGAAGCCTGACTTCTCCACCTGCGCCTCTCGGCGCTTCCTCTTTGGGGTCCTGTTCGCCATCTGCTTCTCCTGCCTAGTGGCCCACGTGTTAGCCCTCAACTTCCTGGTCCGGAAGAACCACGGGCCCCGGGGCTGGGTGGTCTTCGTCGTGGCCCTGTTGCTGAGCCTCGTGGAGGTGATCATCAACACGGAGTGGCTGGTCATCACGCTGGTGCGGGCAGGTGGCAGCGAGGGTGGCCCTCCGGCCAATGGCAGTGCCAGCTGGGCCACCGCCTCCCCCTGTGCCATCGCCAACGTGGACTTTGTCATGGCGCTGATCTACGTCATGCTGCTGCTGTTCTGCGCCTTTGCGGGGGCCTGGCCCGCCCTGTGCGGCCGCTTCAAGCGCTGGCGGAAGCACGGGGTCTTCGTGCTGCTCACCACGGCCACCTCCATCGCCATCTGGGTGGTTTGGATTGTCATGTACACCTACGGCAACCAGCAGCGCAACAGCCCCACGTGGGATGACCCCACGTTGGCCATCACCCTCGCCGCCAATGCCTGGGCCTTCGTGCTCTTCTATGTCATCCCTGAGGTCTCCCAGGTGACCAAGCCCAGCCCGGAGCAGAGCTACCAGGGGGACCTGTACCCCACCCGGGGCGTGGGCTACGAGACCATCCTGAAAGAGCAGAAGGGCCAGAGCATGTTTGTGGAAAACAAGGCGTTTTCCATGGACGAGCCAGCCTCAG CTAAGAGACCAGTGTCACCGTACAGCGGGTACAACGGGCAGCTGCTGACCAGCGTGTACCAGCCCACTGAGATGACCCTGATACACAAAGCCCCG TCGGAAGGAGCTTACGACGTCATCCTCCCGCGGGCCACTGCTAACAGCCAGGTGATGGGCAGTGCCAACTCCACCCTGCGGGCCGAAGACATCTACGCAGCCCAGAGCCACCAGGAGGCCACCCTGCCGAAGGAAGGCAAGAACTCCCAGGTCTTTAGAAACCCCTACGTGTGGGACTGA
- the GPRC5C gene encoding G-protein coupled receptor family C group 5 member C isoform X4, with protein sequence MAIQEAVLICLGLPLFLLPGARAQNHAPAGCSPDLNPLYYNLCDRSGAWGIILEAVAGAGIVTTFVLTIFLVASLPFVQDTKKRSLLGTQVFFLLGTLGLFCLVFACVVKPDFSTCASRRFLFGVLFAICFSCLVAHVLALNFLVRKNHGPRGWVVFVVALLLSLVEVIINTEWLVITLVRAGGSEGGPPANGSASWATASPCAIANVDFVMALIYVMLLLFCAFAGAWPALCGRFKRWRKHGVFVLLTTATSIAIWVVWIVMYTYGNQQRNSPTWDDPTLAITLAANAWAFVLFYVIPEVSQVTKPSPEQSYQGDLYPTRGVGYETILKEQKGQSMFVENKAFSMDEPASAKRPVSPYSGYNGQLLTSVYQPTEMTLIHKAPKHGPSTPSVTIPWELPKKAQGPAVWWSEQLASLQ encoded by the exons ATGGCCATCCAGGAAGCGGTGCTGATATGCCTGGGActgcctctcttcctcctcccagggGCCCGGGCCCAGAACCACGCCCCAGCTGGCTGCAGCCCGGACCTCAACCCCCTCTATTACAACCTGTGTGACCGCTCTGGGGCTTGGGGTATCATCTTGGAGGCAGTGGCGGGGGCGGGCATCGTCACCACTTTTGTCCTCACCATCTTCCTCGTGGCCAGCCTCCCCTTCGTGCAGGACACCAAGAAGCGGAGCCTGCTGGGGACCCAGGTGTTCTTCCTGCTGGGGACCCTGGGCCTCTTCTGCCTCGTCTTCGCCTGCGTGGTGAAGCCTGACTTCTCCACCTGCGCCTCTCGGCGCTTCCTCTTTGGGGTCCTGTTCGCCATCTGCTTCTCCTGCCTAGTGGCCCACGTGTTAGCCCTCAACTTCCTGGTCCGGAAGAACCACGGGCCCCGGGGCTGGGTGGTCTTCGTCGTGGCCCTGTTGCTGAGCCTCGTGGAGGTGATCATCAACACGGAGTGGCTGGTCATCACGCTGGTGCGGGCAGGTGGCAGCGAGGGTGGCCCTCCGGCCAATGGCAGTGCCAGCTGGGCCACCGCCTCCCCCTGTGCCATCGCCAACGTGGACTTTGTCATGGCGCTGATCTACGTCATGCTGCTGCTGTTCTGCGCCTTTGCGGGGGCCTGGCCCGCCCTGTGCGGCCGCTTCAAGCGCTGGCGGAAGCACGGGGTCTTCGTGCTGCTCACCACGGCCACCTCCATCGCCATCTGGGTGGTTTGGATTGTCATGTACACCTACGGCAACCAGCAGCGCAACAGCCCCACGTGGGATGACCCCACGTTGGCCATCACCCTCGCCGCCAATGCCTGGGCCTTCGTGCTCTTCTATGTCATCCCTGAGGTCTCCCAGGTGACCAAGCCCAGCCCGGAGCAGAGCTACCAGGGGGACCTGTACCCCACCCGGGGCGTGGGCTACGAGACCATCCTGAAAGAGCAGAAGGGCCAGAGCATGTTTGTGGAAAACAAGGCGTTTTCCATGGACGAGCCAGCCTCAG CTAAGAGACCAGTGTCACCGTACAGCGGGTACAACGGGCAGCTGCTGACCAGCGTGTACCAGCCCACTGAGATGACCCTGATACACAAAGCCCCG AAACATGGTCCCTCGACCCCCAGCGTTACCATCCCCTGGGAGCTTCCTAAAAAGGCACAAGGGCCAGCGGTGTGGTGGAGCGAACAGTTAGCATCTCTTCAGTGA
- the GPRC5C gene encoding G-protein coupled receptor family C group 5 member C isoform X1, translating into MAIQEAVLICLGLPLFLLPGARAQNHAPAGCSPDLNPLYYNLCDRSGAWGIILEAVAGAGIVTTFVLTIFLVASLPFVQDTKKRSLLGTQVFFLLGTLGLFCLVFACVVKPDFSTCASRRFLFGVLFAICFSCLVAHVLALNFLVRKNHGPRGWVVFVVALLLSLVEVIINTEWLVITLVRAGGSEGGPPANGSASWATASPCAIANVDFVMALIYVMLLLFCAFAGAWPALCGRFKRWRKHGVFVLLTTATSIAIWVVWIVMYTYGNQQRNSPTWDDPTLAITLAANAWAFVLFYVIPEVSQVTKPSPEQSYQGDLYPTRGVGYETILKEQKGQSMFVENKAFSMDEPASAKRPVSPYSGYNGQLLTSVYQPTEMTLIHKAPSEGAYDVILPRATANSQVMGSANSTLRAEDIYAAQSHQEATLPKEGKNSQAQSPKNNTRW; encoded by the exons ATGGCCATCCAGGAAGCGGTGCTGATATGCCTGGGActgcctctcttcctcctcccagggGCCCGGGCCCAGAACCACGCCCCAGCTGGCTGCAGCCCGGACCTCAACCCCCTCTATTACAACCTGTGTGACCGCTCTGGGGCTTGGGGTATCATCTTGGAGGCAGTGGCGGGGGCGGGCATCGTCACCACTTTTGTCCTCACCATCTTCCTCGTGGCCAGCCTCCCCTTCGTGCAGGACACCAAGAAGCGGAGCCTGCTGGGGACCCAGGTGTTCTTCCTGCTGGGGACCCTGGGCCTCTTCTGCCTCGTCTTCGCCTGCGTGGTGAAGCCTGACTTCTCCACCTGCGCCTCTCGGCGCTTCCTCTTTGGGGTCCTGTTCGCCATCTGCTTCTCCTGCCTAGTGGCCCACGTGTTAGCCCTCAACTTCCTGGTCCGGAAGAACCACGGGCCCCGGGGCTGGGTGGTCTTCGTCGTGGCCCTGTTGCTGAGCCTCGTGGAGGTGATCATCAACACGGAGTGGCTGGTCATCACGCTGGTGCGGGCAGGTGGCAGCGAGGGTGGCCCTCCGGCCAATGGCAGTGCCAGCTGGGCCACCGCCTCCCCCTGTGCCATCGCCAACGTGGACTTTGTCATGGCGCTGATCTACGTCATGCTGCTGCTGTTCTGCGCCTTTGCGGGGGCCTGGCCCGCCCTGTGCGGCCGCTTCAAGCGCTGGCGGAAGCACGGGGTCTTCGTGCTGCTCACCACGGCCACCTCCATCGCCATCTGGGTGGTTTGGATTGTCATGTACACCTACGGCAACCAGCAGCGCAACAGCCCCACGTGGGATGACCCCACGTTGGCCATCACCCTCGCCGCCAATGCCTGGGCCTTCGTGCTCTTCTATGTCATCCCTGAGGTCTCCCAGGTGACCAAGCCCAGCCCGGAGCAGAGCTACCAGGGGGACCTGTACCCCACCCGGGGCGTGGGCTACGAGACCATCCTGAAAGAGCAGAAGGGCCAGAGCATGTTTGTGGAAAACAAGGCGTTTTCCATGGACGAGCCAGCCTCAG CTAAGAGACCAGTGTCACCGTACAGCGGGTACAACGGGCAGCTGCTGACCAGCGTGTACCAGCCCACTGAGATGACCCTGATACACAAAGCCCCG TCGGAAGGAGCTTACGACGTCATCCTCCCGCGGGCCACTGCTAACAGCCAGGTGATGGGCAGTGCCAACTCCACCCTGCGGGCCGAAGACATCTACGCAGCCCAGAGCCACCAGGAGGCCACCCTGCCGAAGGAAGGCAAGAACTCCCAG GCTCAGTCCCCGAAAAATAACACAAGATGGTAG